ACGACTAACCCAGCTTCTCCCAGAACCATGCAAGCCAGCTTTGTACCAGAGCAAATGTCTTTAACTCCCTGCATTCATCCAAAAGATGAAGCATAGGCCAAGACCTGAAAATTGAAGGTCTAGAGGGGAACACACACATTTGTTCCTCCAGCTGTGTTGAATTCATTTCAGAATGTTTGCCTGCTGCAGAACATCGAGGTGGGGGCATCAAAACCAccttttttcttccatcctgATTTTGGTGGAAGCTCTGCCTGCGTGTAACTTGGTGCTTCAGACTAATTTTGCCAGGTCTTGGCTGCACTGTTACAATGCTGTAAAATCCTTAGGGATGTTGCATGTTCTCCTAATACTGATGGGGTAGAAATGGAAACCGCATCACGTGGCGCCATGGTGGCAGAACAAGACCAGGAGACGGGTGCTCTCAGTATTCTCGCTCTTTTGTCTTTTAAGTCTTCACCAGTCACTTGATTTGGCATTTGCTTACTTCATGTACTAGCCCACAAGCTGCCGAAATCAAATAGTAATTGGACCCAAGCTTTATCTTGGGACAGGATATTTGGAAGGCCTCGATTTGGACTCGCTTTGCCCCCGCTGAAATCAATGACAAACTCCCCAGGCAACAACAAAGCCAGGCTTTTTCAACCCCTTCTTCTGATTTTTCCAATATATTTATTCTTAGGACAGCCAGAGAGAACAACCCCAAAATATTTCATGAGAGCTTTTAGCAAGCAGGTTTGTCTCCCAGGAGTCCTCACTCACTCCCGGCTTCTTCCGTCTGTAGAATTGCTGGGATCAACACAGTCTTCTCCAAAATCCCTGCAGCTGGCAAAATGGATGTATACAACTACACTCTGCATTTCTCACCCAGAAGTCCGAGGTCACCGGTAACACCTAATTCAGCTAATTATCTCAGTTCAGCTCATTCTCTGGGAGCTCTGTCACCCTGTGCAAGTTGTGGGACAGAGCTAATCACTCTGTTCCTTTGCTCAGTACCTTCCAAGCGGCTTGATTAAGTAACTACAGATGGTTCTTCTCAGAATTCATTCCTGTTCACAGTACGAAAATAAAACACGCTGGCAGAACATGCCACTGAAGGGCTGAGGCAAAGGCCATAAAAGGCAATGACTTCAAGCCTTTCCTTTGACCTCAAGGTGCTTTAGCAATCCTCAGTGGTGATCTGTACTTCAGTGCAGAATCTCCTCACCTCCTCAAGCTACCTGTTCTTCTCTGCCCTACCACAGGTCCTGCCTGCTATACCCAAGCCACAGCCAGACACTGGTTGTTACAGTTTCTTGGAAAAAGCTCCATAGAAGCACCTTACACTCAGTTTCGCTCTACCACCAACCCTTCGATGCAGTAAGTGTGCATGTTTCCAgggttacttaaaaaaaaaaaaatgttcgtGTCTCTTTTATACATGTGTGAATCCACAGTGCTCTGTTACCTACAAAGGCTTAATGAGCTCCTAGCAAGCACAACTGCTGACCCTCGGGGGCTCTGCCCCGGCGCCCTGGGCAGCAAGCTGACGCCCACAGTCACTTGTCCTTGCTCACCCGACACGGGCGCCTGCCTGCCTCTGTGCTGTCACAAGAGGCCAGCGGGGCACAGGGCCCGCAGCGCCCTCAGCCAGCACTCCGGCGGGGACCCTGCACCGTGCACGGACGCCTGCTGAGACTCTCCCACCCACCCGGTGGTCTTGGCTGCCCACAGGGCAGGCTCACAGGACGCATCCAGGATGTGTCTGCCCCTCTCTGGCACTCACCCAGAGGCGCTTCCCACAATGCCGCTCCCTCTGGCTTTGCGCTGGCACGACCTTCTGCATCCTGTCTTCTCACGGCTCCTCATCACCTTTCTCCTTCAGCTGGCAAGCACCAACCTTCAGAACAAGGATGCGAGGAAGCAGGTGCTCGTCCAGTTTATGGGGCAGCTGGAGGCAGAACTTCCAGCTTTCAGCCCTGCCCACTGGATGCTCCTGCTGGCCAGActcacgctgctgctgctgctgagcgccGGCAAGGAGAATATCAGACTTTTCCTGGGCCACATTTCCAGCCACGACAGTTTCAGAGCCCTGTGAGTATACGAGGCAGGCGTCCTCTTTGCTCTTCACGAAACAAAAAGGGCCCCTCAGTACATGGCAAAGGAACCTGCAGGGCTGCCTTTTGCTGAGCAACATCTCTGCAAGAGGGTATTCTTGGCAGAAATGCTCCAGCAGGCAAACACAGCACGCCTAGGGGCGCATCTCCATTCCCTTCAATAAAACTTCACAACGAGGAGGCCTTAGCTGCCCTTCCCCTCGCTCTCCTTTGCCTTTGGGGGAACCCTCTTCTCCCTCCCGCACCATCCCTCCCACCTACACCATTGCCACCAGCTCAAAAGCAAGAATTACAGCTCTCCCACGCCACTTCCCTCCCTAGCGTGTCTGCCGGGAGCCAGGCATACATCTCCCTCTTGCCCACGGATCTGCAAGGCACCTGGAGCGCTTTGCTGACCTTCCTCGAAAGCCAGCACGCCGCCACAGGTAAGAGCAACCAAACACCACAACGGCCAGCTGGCGGGCCTGGCCTTCCCAGCCAGCGGCAAGGCGACGCCACCCACTGACTCTCTGCCGCTCTTCTGACACAGGCTCGCCACGCGCTTGCGACCACCAAAGAAACCTCGACTGGCTGCAAGAGAACTTGTGGGCATTCGCGGCTGTTGCTCACTGTGAAGATTTCATCGCACTACTGGCAGATTTCAGCGGGGTTCGTTTGCTTTCTAACTCCACAAGCACCGAGACCTTTGCTCTTGCTCAGCTCTCGCAGCCTGCTCTACTACAGCCCCAAAGGCAGGCAgaaggccgaggccgaggcctcTCCTGCCTGCTCCAGTTCACTAAACAGCCATTGCCCCAGCCGCAGCACACCTCAGCTGCCCAAGGCCGCAAATTCAGCCAACTCCACGCCTTAGGGCTCGCTCTCTTAGCAAGCTTTTGCTTCTCTCTCACGGGCtccctttgcttttgcagttTGAGCCCAGCGACAACCTCACAGCCACCCAGCTCGCCTGCCTGTTCTTTGGGCCCGCGCTCCTGCAGGACATCGGCGTGGCGGAAACCCTTGCGCTCTCCCTCCAGAGCCCGCCAGCTTCGCATGCCTCTGCCCCCCTCGCCGACTTGCTTGCTGCGGCGTCTCAGGTGAGATACTGACCCCAGGCTGCGCTTGGAAGGAAACGCCACGCTTTAGGGGGACGCTCTTTCGGTACGCGGCCAACGGGGAAAACTGCTCCTTGCCCAGACTCTTGCTGGGCCTTAGCCCAGCTTGGCCTTGGACGAGCGAGTAGCTTcccgcagccccttcccctcTCATCTCCAGGCCGcccccacccacacacttgaCACAGCAACACCTGGCAAACACCCGCTGCTCACAGCTCACTTGCCTTCttacttgctttgctttgcagcagGCCTTAGCATCCCTGACAGACGCGCAAGCCTGGGGCGCCACGCTCGGGGCCATCTTCCCCACGCTCCGAGGCCTCTTCGCCACGTCGGCTCTCCAGCAGCAGCGGATGAGAAGCAACACGCAGCAAGAGCAGGGAGTTGGTCACCGATGGTCTGCTGAGAGCATTCGCACAAATCACCTGCCCAGCGGCAGCAAACAGCTCTCATTAAATCTCATCCCACTAAATCCTGAGCACTGTCGCTTGCCTGAAACCCCGGCCAGAGCAAACTTAAGGCTCCCTGCGCGTCGAACGTCAGCTGGGCTGAGAGCGCGCAGAGGGCGCGAATGCTCTCCTTTGCGCTCCAGCCCTCGCTCCTTGCTCTGCCTTCTTCACCAGGACTCCCTTACAATTACCTCTCCTGCAAACCCGGGCCAAAAGGCCTGGCTGTGCCCAGCAAAAGGGCACAAAAAGCACTGTTATCCCTTGCATGCGGGGGCACAGATTCTCCCCCCCCGAACAGAGAGGAACAGCTTATCGCAAGACAGAAACAACGTGCCCACGTTTGGCAGCGGGACCTCCTAGCCCAGAATCTGTCGcgagctcagcagcagcagcggcgctgGGAACGCTGCCTACACGGTCAACGGGGTTTGCGGCCCCGAACCCCGCACCGGGCGGGCAGGAGCCTCCCCGGGcaccgcgcgggggcgggggggagggggggaggagcgCTCCTGGGCGGGGGTCGGTGCCCGccgcgcctcgccccgcccccag
This region of Apteryx mantelli isolate bAptMan1 chromosome 16, bAptMan1.hap1, whole genome shotgun sequence genomic DNA includes:
- the LOC106493845 gene encoding uncharacterized protein; its protein translation is MGQLEAELPAFSPAHWMLLLARLTLLLLLSAGKENIRLFLGHISSHDSFRALVSAGSQAYISLLPTDLQGTWSALLTFLESQHAATGSPRACDHQRNLDWLQENLWAFAAVAHCEDFIALLADFSGFEPSDNLTATQLACLFFGPALLQDIGVAETLALSLQSPPASHASAPLADLLAAASQQALASLTDAQAWGATLGAIFPTLRGLFATSALQQQRMRSNTQQEQGVGHRWSAESIRTNHLPSGSKQLSLNLIPLNPEHCRLPETPARANLRLPARRTSAGLRARRGRECSPLRSSPRSLLCLLHQDSLTITSPANPGQKAWLCPAKGHKKHCYPLHAGAQILPPRTERNSLSQDRNNVPTFGSGTS